From the Streptomyces sp. Tu 2975 genome, one window contains:
- a CDS encoding MlaD family protein: protein MITRTVRAQLIAFAAVTAVGCSYVGARYTGVVDGLLDRRYTVRADFADSGGIFQGAEVTYRGVPVGRVAELRLAGTDGVSVALDIEDGTRIPADTLAVVANRSAVGEQYVDLQPRRSGGPYLDEGSEIPRADTRVPLPTTALVLSLDRLVDSVGKDDLRVTVDELGKAFAGTGPHLSRLVDSGNLLVESASKNLPETTSLIEDSRVVLKTQSDKGSAITSFSRDLAALTAELKARDGDLRRLVGNTAPAAQEVDSLLRSNETHLPVLLSNLISGGQVTVARLPGVEQALVTFPVIVAGSYTVIPGDGTTHFGLVVNADDPPPCRQGYGTDRRDPADTSQRPADREARCTEPRGSGTSVRGAQNAPGPSGPGGERQAAHVTPYDPESGTLAGPGGTLLEIGSTGGEQSTFGKDSWQWLLVGPMA, encoded by the coding sequence GTGATCACTCGTACGGTCAGGGCCCAGTTGATCGCCTTCGCCGCGGTCACCGCGGTGGGGTGCTCGTACGTCGGCGCCCGCTACACCGGCGTGGTGGACGGCCTGCTGGACCGCCGATACACCGTGCGCGCCGACTTCGCCGACTCCGGCGGCATCTTCCAGGGCGCCGAGGTCACCTACCGGGGCGTTCCGGTGGGCCGGGTCGCGGAGTTGCGGCTCGCCGGCACGGACGGCGTCTCCGTGGCGCTGGACATCGAGGACGGGACCCGGATACCGGCGGACACGCTGGCCGTGGTGGCGAACCGTTCCGCGGTCGGCGAGCAGTACGTCGACCTCCAGCCGCGCCGCTCCGGCGGCCCGTACCTGGACGAGGGCAGCGAGATCCCGCGCGCCGACACCAGGGTCCCGCTGCCCACGACGGCGCTCGTCCTCAGCCTGGACCGGCTGGTCGACTCGGTCGGCAAGGACGACCTGCGGGTCACGGTCGACGAACTCGGCAAGGCGTTCGCCGGCACCGGGCCGCATCTGAGCAGGCTGGTGGACTCCGGGAACCTGCTGGTCGAGTCGGCCTCGAAGAACCTGCCGGAGACGACCTCGCTCATCGAGGACTCGCGGGTGGTGCTGAAGACACAGAGCGACAAGGGGTCGGCGATCACGTCGTTCTCCCGCGACCTGGCCGCGCTGACCGCGGAGCTGAAGGCTCGCGACGGCGATCTGAGGCGGCTGGTCGGCAATACCGCCCCGGCCGCGCAGGAGGTCGACTCGCTGCTGAGGTCCAACGAGACCCATCTGCCGGTGCTGCTCTCCAACCTGATCAGCGGCGGCCAGGTCACCGTGGCGCGCCTGCCCGGTGTGGAGCAGGCGCTGGTGACGTTCCCGGTGATCGTCGCCGGCAGCTACACCGTGATCCCCGGCGACGGCACCACCCACTTCGGCTTGGTCGTGAACGCCGACGACCCGCCGCCGTGCCGCCAGGGTTACGGCACCGACCGGCGCGACCCGGCGGACACCTCGCAGCGGCCCGCCGACCGTGAGGCGCGCTGCACCGAGCCGCGTGGCAGCGGTACGTCCGTGCGCGGCGCCCAGAACGCGCCGGGCCCCTCCGGGCCCGGTGGCGAGCGGCAGGCGGCACACGTCACCCCGTACGACCCGGAGTCCGGCACCCTCGCCGGTCCGGGCGGCACGCTCCTCGAGATCGGCTCGACGGGCGGAGAACAGAGCACGTTCGGAAAGGACTCGTGGCAATGGCTGCTCGTGGGACCGATGGCATGA
- a CDS encoding ABC transporter permease, with protein MPLMNRLLPPQLEELGRQLVFYGRSLAWTGRTLRRYKKETLRLLAEVSFGRGALAVVGGTVGVIAFLSFFTGTEVGLQGYAALNQLGTSNFVAFLSAYFNTREIAPLVAGLALSATVGAGFTAQLGAMRISEETDALEVMGVPSLPFLVTTRMIAGFVAVIPLYVVGLLSSYFAARTITTGYYGQSAGTYDHYFQQYLPPVDVLWSFGKVIVFAVVIILVHCYYGYYASGGPAGVGVAVGRAVRTSIVAINLLDFFLSLAIWGANTTVRIAG; from the coding sequence ATGCCGCTGATGAATCGTCTGCTGCCGCCGCAGCTCGAGGAGCTGGGCAGGCAGCTGGTCTTCTACGGCCGTTCGCTGGCCTGGACCGGCCGGACGCTGCGCCGCTACAAGAAGGAGACCCTGCGGCTGCTCGCGGAGGTGAGCTTCGGGCGCGGTGCGCTCGCCGTCGTCGGCGGGACCGTCGGGGTGATCGCGTTCCTGTCGTTCTTCACCGGCACCGAGGTCGGCCTCCAGGGCTACGCGGCGCTCAACCAGCTCGGCACGTCGAACTTCGTGGCGTTCCTCTCCGCGTACTTCAACACCCGGGAGATCGCGCCGCTGGTGGCGGGCCTGGCGCTGTCCGCGACGGTCGGCGCCGGGTTCACCGCGCAGCTGGGAGCGATGCGGATCAGCGAGGAGACCGACGCGCTCGAGGTGATGGGCGTCCCGTCGCTGCCGTTCCTGGTGACGACCCGGATGATCGCCGGTTTCGTCGCGGTGATCCCGCTGTACGTGGTGGGCCTGCTGTCCTCGTACTTCGCGGCCCGCACGATCACCACCGGCTACTACGGGCAGTCGGCCGGCACCTACGACCACTACTTCCAGCAGTACCTGCCACCGGTCGACGTCCTGTGGTCCTTCGGCAAGGTGATCGTCTTCGCCGTCGTGATCATCCTGGTGCACTGCTACTACGGCTACTACGCGAGCGGTGGACCGGCCGGTGTCGGGGTCGCCGTGGGCCGCGCGGTGCGCACATCGATCGTGGCGATCAACCTTCTCGACTTCTTTCTCAGCCTGGCGATCTGGGGCGCCAACACGACCGTACGGATAGCGGGGTAG
- a CDS encoding MlaD family protein yields MKASRATATAAPLVKFLLFAAVTILATTLLAATIVNISFTPEHTYRAVFSDVTSLEEGDDIRVAGVRVGEVQDIRIKDRTLAEVTFSVTRDRPLLTSTGAVIRYRSLVGQRYVALTEGAGDGTRLKPGDTIPLARTQPALDLNALLGGFKPLFAALSPKDVNQLATEIVKTLQGEGGTVNSLLAHTASLTTTLADRDELIGSVIDNLNTTLQTLDKRGARFSGLLKQLQRLISGLSADRKPIGSSLENIGSLTEATSGLLEDARPPLKGDIAELRDLTKTLNDNEKTVEGVLKRLPNKLNKLTGTASYGSWFNFYLCDFDGRIVLPRTREVITPELHVARARCGG; encoded by the coding sequence ATGAAGGCTTCACGAGCCACCGCGACCGCGGCACCGCTGGTCAAGTTCCTTCTCTTCGCCGCGGTGACGATCCTCGCGACGACGCTGCTCGCGGCGACGATCGTCAATATCTCCTTCACCCCTGAGCACACCTACCGTGCGGTGTTCAGCGATGTCACCAGCCTGGAGGAGGGCGACGACATCCGCGTCGCCGGCGTCCGCGTCGGCGAGGTGCAGGACATCCGCATCAAGGACCGGACGCTGGCGGAGGTCACCTTCTCCGTCACCCGCGACCGGCCGCTGCTGACCAGCACCGGTGCGGTCATCCGCTACCGCAGCCTGGTCGGGCAGCGCTACGTGGCGCTCACCGAGGGCGCGGGCGACGGGACGAGGCTCAAGCCCGGCGACACGATCCCGCTGGCCAGGACGCAGCCGGCGCTCGACCTGAACGCACTGCTCGGCGGCTTCAAGCCGCTGTTCGCGGCGCTCAGCCCGAAGGACGTCAACCAGCTCGCCACAGAGATCGTCAAGACGCTGCAGGGCGAGGGCGGAACGGTCAACAGCCTCCTCGCGCACACCGCCTCCCTGACCACGACCCTCGCCGACCGGGACGAGCTGATCGGGTCGGTGATCGACAACCTCAACACCACGCTGCAGACCCTCGACAAGCGCGGCGCCCGGTTCTCCGGGCTGCTCAAACAGCTCCAACGGCTGATCTCCGGACTGTCCGCCGACCGCAAGCCGATCGGCTCCTCGCTGGAGAACATCGGCTCGCTGACCGAGGCGACGTCCGGGCTCCTCGAGGACGCCCGGCCGCCACTGAAGGGCGACATCGCCGAGCTGAGGGACCTCACCAAGACACTGAACGACAACGAGAAGACCGTGGAGGGCGTGCTGAAGCGGCTGCCGAACAAGCTCAACAAGCTGACGGGGACCGCCTCGTACGGTTCCTGGTTCAACTTCTACCTCTGTGACTTCGACGGCCGGATCGTGCTGCCGAGGACACGAGAGGTGATCACTCCGGAGCTGCACGTGGCACGGGCGAGGTGCGGCGGATGA
- a CDS encoding MCE family protein, giving the protein MSAPRRHRTVALVTAMGSVLLTGCDWGGLYDVNLPGGAAADGNAYHVTADFRDVLDLVPQSAVKVDNVTVGAVEKVELVGWHARVRLRIADDVKLPGNAVAELRQTSMLGEKYVALSPPVGIEASGRLIDGARIPLSRTGRNPEIEEVLSALSALLNGGGVAQLKTITVELNKALEGRENRVKELLGELDTFIGGLDKQRKEIVRALKGIDRLAKRLAAEKKTIAQAVDTVPGALKVLADQRSNLTAMLTSLSELGKTGTKVINTSRADTVADLKSLQPILQQLNKAGSDLPDSLELLTTYPFPRNVTGAIKGDYVNLKITADLDLASVYGNLAEEPPGPGPKDPGLPAVPGTPDLPEVPGLPKAPLPTAPPEVPGAPTPGAPPPPGGDGPLCPPVCTGSQVAHGGGDGRRLPAGIDLALAELMLKGMQP; this is encoded by the coding sequence ATGAGCGCACCCCGCAGGCACAGGACCGTGGCCCTGGTGACGGCCATGGGCTCCGTGCTGCTCACCGGCTGCGACTGGGGCGGCCTGTACGACGTGAACCTACCTGGCGGCGCGGCTGCCGACGGCAACGCCTACCACGTGACGGCCGACTTCAGGGACGTCCTCGACCTGGTCCCGCAGTCGGCGGTGAAGGTCGACAACGTCACGGTGGGCGCGGTCGAGAAGGTGGAACTGGTCGGCTGGCACGCCCGCGTACGCCTGCGTATCGCGGACGACGTGAAGCTGCCCGGCAACGCCGTCGCCGAGCTGCGGCAGACCAGCATGCTCGGGGAGAAGTACGTGGCCCTGTCCCCGCCGGTGGGTATCGAGGCCAGTGGGCGGCTCATCGACGGCGCGCGCATCCCACTCTCGCGCACCGGGCGCAACCCCGAGATCGAGGAGGTGCTCTCCGCCCTCTCCGCGCTGCTGAACGGCGGTGGTGTGGCGCAGCTCAAGACGATCACCGTGGAGCTGAACAAGGCCCTGGAGGGCCGGGAGAACCGGGTCAAGGAGCTGCTCGGCGAGCTGGACACGTTCATCGGCGGGCTCGACAAGCAGCGCAAGGAGATCGTCCGGGCGCTCAAAGGCATCGACCGGCTGGCGAAGCGGCTGGCCGCCGAGAAGAAGACGATCGCGCAGGCCGTGGACACGGTCCCCGGCGCGCTGAAGGTCCTGGCCGATCAGCGCAGCAACCTGACGGCGATGCTGACCTCGCTCTCGGAACTGGGGAAGACGGGCACCAAGGTGATCAACACCTCCCGCGCGGACACGGTGGCCGACCTCAAGAGCCTGCAACCGATCCTGCAACAGCTGAACAAGGCCGGCAGCGATCTCCCCGACTCGCTGGAGCTCCTGACGACCTATCCGTTCCCCCGGAACGTGACGGGCGCCATCAAGGGCGACTACGTCAACCTCAAGATCACCGCGGACCTGGACCTCGCGAGCGTCTACGGCAACCTCGCGGAGGAGCCACCCGGACCGGGCCCGAAGGACCCCGGGCTGCCGGCGGTTCCCGGCACGCCCGACCTGCCCGAGGTGCCCGGCCTGCCGAAAGCGCCTCTGCCGACCGCGCCTCCGGAGGTTCCCGGCGCACCGACGCCGGGCGCTCCCCCGCCCCCCGGCGGTGACGGACCGCTGTGTCCGCCGGTGTGCACCGGCAGCCAGGTCGCCCACGGGGGCGGCGACGGACGCCGGCTGCCCGCGGGGATCGACCTGGCACTGGCCGAACTGATGCTGAAGGGGATGCAGCCGTGA